A region of Subdoligranulum variabile DNA encodes the following proteins:
- a CDS encoding cysteine desulfurase family protein produces the protein MSDTIYADHAATTPLEPEAWEAMCYWLTKDFSNPAALYRSGIAAHQAVERARQSVAECLRCSASQIFFTSGGSESNTWAILSGASRAGIGSREVVTTPIEHHSVGRACASLKNSGIAVYTLPVSEEGKIDLPALLRALERQPRLVTIQYANNEVGTIQDIPTISTLCQKKGVLLHVDAVQAIGHIPVVLDGIDFLSASAHKFGGPKGIGFLYARNPALLKPLIFGGEQQSGLRPGTEPVAQIVGLACALKLACKQMEQHAAFKRMLAEEFCQTLRQSWAEVYFNSTKAGLPGLVSVGLPGYEGQNLTYRLDVAGVCVSPGAACDNTRSRNASHVLLALGGTAARNALCTLRFSFGRANHSGDGIEAAQRLVKILQSMPKRLL, from the coding sequence ATGAGTGATACGATTTACGCAGATCACGCTGCTACGACCCCGCTTGAACCGGAAGCCTGGGAAGCGATGTGTTATTGGCTTACTAAGGATTTTTCCAATCCGGCAGCCTTGTATCGAAGCGGAATTGCCGCACATCAAGCAGTAGAGCGAGCGCGCCAAAGCGTGGCAGAATGCCTGAGATGCAGCGCATCACAAATCTTTTTCACATCCGGCGGCAGCGAAAGCAATACGTGGGCAATCCTGAGCGGTGCCAGCAGAGCAGGCATCGGTAGCAGAGAAGTCGTCACTACGCCTATTGAACATCACTCAGTCGGTAGAGCCTGCGCATCGCTAAAAAATAGCGGAATAGCTGTATATACGTTGCCGGTCAGCGAAGAAGGGAAAATAGATTTGCCTGCTTTGCTGCGGGCTCTGGAACGGCAGCCCAGATTGGTGACCATTCAATACGCCAACAACGAGGTAGGCACGATTCAGGATATCCCTACCATTTCCACCCTTTGTCAAAAAAAAGGTGTATTGCTCCATGTGGATGCTGTACAGGCAATCGGGCATATCCCCGTAGTATTAGACGGCATCGATTTTCTCAGTGCTTCCGCGCATAAATTTGGCGGTCCCAAAGGCATAGGCTTCCTGTATGCACGAAATCCTGCTTTGCTGAAGCCTTTGATTTTTGGTGGCGAACAACAGAGCGGATTACGCCCCGGAACGGAACCGGTAGCTCAGATTGTAGGGCTGGCATGCGCGCTCAAACTAGCCTGCAAACAGATGGAGCAGCATGCCGCATTCAAACGAATGTTAGCAGAAGAATTTTGCCAAACACTTCGTCAATCTTGGGCAGAAGTATATTTCAATAGTACCAAAGCAGGCTTGCCTGGTTTGGTTAGCGTGGGGCTGCCAGGCTACGAGGGTCAGAATCTTACCTACCGATTAGATGTGGCCGGCGTGTGTGTTTCACCGGGTGCTGCGTGCGATAACACAAGGAGCCGCAATGCCTCCCATGTATTGCTGGCCCTGGGGGGAACTGCGGCTCGTAATGCATTGTGTACACTTCGGTTTAGTTTTGGCCGGGCCAATCATTCCGGTGACGGAATCGAGGCTGCACAAAGGCTGGTGAAGATTCTTCAATCTATGCCCAAACGCCTGCTATGA
- a CDS encoding glycoside hydrolase family 3 C-terminal domain-containing protein, with protein MKDRNQKLEQYRERARALVAQMTLKEKISQMLSWAPAIPRLGIPAYNWWNEGIHGVGRAGTATVFPQAIGLAASFDEDLLGQVGEAVGVEARGKYNMYRSYQDRDIYKGLTIWAPNVNIFRDPRWGRGHETYGEDPYLTSRLGVRFVEGMQGDDPDYLRAAACAKHFAVHSGPEDQRHYFDAKVSQQDLWETYLPAFRALVKEAGVEAVMGAYNRTNGEPCCGSKTLLVDILRGKWNFQGHVTSDCWAIKDFHEGHMVTSGPVDSVALAVNNGCDLNCGDLYAYLEEAVAEGKVKEETIDRSLVRLFTTRMKLGMFDAEEKVPYNKIGYDAVDSREMQALNLEVAEKILVLLKNENHTLPLDKSKLHRVAVVGPNADNRKALVGNYEGTASRYVTVLDGIQEYLGEDVQVRYSEGCHLYADKIQGLAKSNELISEVRGVCAECDVVICCLGLDAGLEGEEGDQGNQFASGDKQSLSLPGNQESVLKACIESGKPVVVVVLSGSALALGTAQEGAAAVLQAWYPGAQGGRAVARALFGECNPQGKLPVTFYHSDEDLPAFTDYAMKGRTYRYMEKEPLYPFGYGLSYSHFTFRDAKADAAQIGPDGVDVRVTVVNDGQYRGRETVEVYVKAERPGTPNAQLKALAKVDLMPGEEKCVTLHLPQCAFALCNEEGISEVLPGEYTVWLGGSQPDARSILLTGQKPLNILLHQKEKVVISD; from the coding sequence ATGAAAGATCGTAACCAAAAACTGGAACAATACCGGGAGCGGGCACGCGCACTGGTTGCACAAATGACGCTGAAAGAAAAAATCAGCCAAATGCTCAGCTGGGCTCCGGCCATTCCGCGTCTGGGCATCCCTGCATACAACTGGTGGAACGAGGGCATTCATGGCGTGGGACGCGCCGGAACGGCAACGGTATTTCCGCAGGCAATTGGTCTGGCTGCGTCTTTTGATGAGGACTTACTGGGCCAGGTCGGGGAAGCCGTCGGCGTGGAAGCGCGTGGTAAATACAACATGTATCGCAGCTATCAGGACCGGGATATCTATAAAGGCCTGACAATCTGGGCGCCGAATGTAAATATATTCCGTGACCCACGCTGGGGCAGAGGGCACGAAACCTATGGCGAAGATCCGTACCTGACCTCTCGCCTGGGCGTACGCTTTGTGGAAGGTATGCAAGGCGATGACCCGGACTATCTGCGCGCCGCTGCCTGTGCCAAACACTTTGCAGTCCATTCGGGTCCGGAAGACCAGAGACATTATTTTGACGCCAAAGTTTCCCAACAAGATTTGTGGGAAACGTACCTTCCGGCCTTCCGTGCACTTGTAAAGGAAGCCGGAGTGGAAGCAGTCATGGGTGCCTACAACCGCACAAACGGTGAACCGTGCTGCGGCAGCAAAACCCTTCTTGTGGACATTCTGCGCGGAAAGTGGAATTTCCAGGGGCATGTTACGTCCGACTGCTGGGCAATCAAGGATTTCCATGAAGGGCATATGGTCACGTCCGGCCCGGTGGATTCTGTGGCATTGGCCGTAAATAACGGGTGTGACCTCAACTGCGGCGATCTGTACGCGTATCTGGAAGAAGCTGTGGCAGAAGGCAAGGTAAAAGAGGAAACGATTGACCGAAGCCTGGTCCGGCTGTTTACGACCCGCATGAAATTGGGCATGTTTGATGCGGAAGAGAAGGTACCCTACAACAAAATTGGGTACGATGCGGTAGATAGCCGGGAAATGCAGGCCCTGAACCTGGAAGTGGCCGAGAAGATTTTGGTTCTGCTGAAAAACGAAAACCATACCTTGCCGCTGGACAAAAGCAAGCTGCATCGGGTCGCAGTGGTCGGCCCGAATGCGGACAACCGCAAGGCTTTGGTCGGCAATTATGAGGGAACCGCATCCCGGTATGTGACGGTTCTGGATGGAATCCAGGAGTATCTGGGAGAAGATGTGCAGGTTCGCTACTCTGAGGGGTGCCATCTGTATGCAGATAAAATCCAGGGACTGGCAAAATCCAATGAGCTTATCAGCGAAGTACGCGGCGTATGTGCGGAATGTGATGTGGTGATTTGCTGCCTGGGCTTGGATGCGGGCCTGGAAGGTGAAGAAGGCGACCAGGGAAACCAGTTTGCCAGCGGCGACAAGCAGTCTCTTTCTCTGCCGGGAAACCAGGAGTCTGTACTAAAAGCCTGCATCGAGAGCGGAAAACCTGTGGTGGTGGTGGTGCTGAGCGGCAGTGCGTTGGCCTTGGGCACTGCGCAGGAAGGGGCAGCCGCCGTTCTGCAGGCATGGTACCCCGGTGCCCAGGGCGGCCGGGCCGTAGCGCGTGCCTTGTTCGGGGAATGCAATCCGCAGGGGAAGCTGCCGGTCACTTTTTATCATTCGGATGAGGATCTGCCTGCATTCACGGATTATGCAATGAAGGGACGCACCTACCGCTATATGGAAAAAGAACCGCTTTACCCCTTCGGTTATGGCCTTTCTTACAGTCATTTTACCTTCCGGGATGCCAAGGCCGATGCTGCACAGATTGGGCCGGACGGTGTGGATGTAAGGGTAACGGTAGTCAACGACGGGCAGTACCGCGGCCGTGAAACCGTTGAAGTTTATGTCAAGGCCGAACGCCCTGGCACACCGAATGCGCAGCTGAAAGCACTGGCAAAAGTGGACCTTATGCCTGGGGAAGAAAAGTGCGTTACGCTGCATCTGCCGCAGTGTGCTTTTGCTCTTTGCAACGAGGAGGGCATTTCGGAAGTGCTACCGGGTGAATACACCGTTTGGTTGGGAGGAAGCCAGCCCGATGCACGCAGCATCCTGCTGACGGGGCAGAAACCACTCAACATCCTGCTGCATCAAAAGGAGAAAGTTGTTATCTCCGACTGA
- a CDS encoding DUF4867 family protein, which yields MTIYPVTAPEFAPYGRVITGYETECEAVVAALSASTPLPEGTDYLAEDPALQNLPESAALGASLFGGMPFQMGWCNGHNTKLNCLEYHRDSEFNLGTRDFILLLAKQDEIVDGTLDTSKVKAFRVPAGTLVEVYATTLHYAPCHTDPANGFKVLVALPKGTNTDKPNMPIKGGDDAYLWACNKWLLAHPDSAEAAQGAVAALTGENIDIEKDL from the coding sequence ATGACCATCTATCCTGTTACTGCCCCCGAGTTTGCCCCTTACGGCCGTGTCATCACCGGATATGAAACCGAATGCGAGGCCGTGGTTGCAGCCCTGAGCGCTTCCACCCCGCTGCCGGAGGGCACCGACTATCTGGCTGAAGATCCGGCCCTGCAAAACCTGCCGGAATCCGCCGCGCTGGGGGCTTCGCTCTTTGGCGGTATGCCCTTCCAGATGGGCTGGTGCAACGGCCACAACACCAAGCTGAACTGCCTGGAATACCACCGGGACAGCGAGTTCAATCTGGGCACCCGGGACTTCATCCTCCTGCTGGCCAAGCAGGACGAGATCGTGGACGGCACGCTGGACACCAGCAAGGTGAAGGCTTTCCGTGTGCCCGCGGGTACCCTGGTGGAAGTCTACGCCACCACCCTGCACTACGCCCCCTGCCACACCGACCCCGCCAACGGATTCAAGGTGCTGGTGGCTCTTCCCAAGGGAACCAACACCGACAAGCCGAATATGCCCATCAAGGGCGGGGACGATGCATACCTCTGGGCCTGCAACAAGTGGCTGCTGGCTCATCCCGATTCCGCCGAGGCCGCCCAGGGCGCTGTGGCGGCCCTGACCGGCGAGAACATTGATATCGAAAAAGATCTATAA
- a CDS encoding AraC family transcriptional regulator, translating to MIEKLNGTTETVNFTLASNIRLYHNNSAEDFPLHWHVPGEIICPIQNTYNVTVADEILYLKPHDILFIGSGELHSITAPKEGERYILNFSTAMFEQFHELALFFAALHPFRLLRYQDQPQFNDQLLALMTRMEKEYFGAAVFRDCELSSLMLHFFAVIGRKLHQNAPHENISPLRQKEQQERFSMLCNYINAHCTEDLSLDELANEAGFSKYHFARLFKEITGTTCHNYLLGRRLLFAKTLLADFSLPITEVAMRSGFNSLATFNRIFKFQIGCTPSEFRKLGLGFSAPQE from the coding sequence ATGATTGAAAAATTGAACGGTACCACCGAAACTGTAAACTTTACACTCGCTTCCAACATCCGGTTATATCACAACAATTCAGCGGAAGACTTCCCGTTACACTGGCATGTCCCCGGGGAAATTATCTGCCCGATCCAAAACACCTATAATGTGACCGTTGCAGACGAAATTCTTTATTTGAAACCCCATGACATACTGTTCATCGGCTCAGGGGAATTGCACAGCATTACAGCTCCAAAGGAGGGCGAGCGGTACATTTTGAATTTTAGTACCGCAATGTTTGAGCAGTTCCACGAGCTTGCGCTTTTTTTTGCCGCCCTGCATCCCTTCAGGCTGTTACGCTATCAGGATCAACCGCAGTTCAACGACCAGCTTCTGGCCCTGATGACCCGGATGGAAAAAGAATACTTTGGTGCGGCGGTCTTTCGGGATTGCGAGTTGTCTTCGCTGATGCTGCACTTTTTCGCAGTCATAGGCCGCAAGCTCCATCAGAATGCACCGCATGAAAACATCTCTCCCCTGCGGCAAAAAGAACAGCAAGAGCGTTTTTCCATGTTATGCAATTACATTAATGCTCACTGCACAGAAGATCTGTCTTTGGACGAATTGGCCAATGAAGCAGGATTCAGTAAGTACCACTTCGCAAGGCTTTTTAAAGAAATAACAGGGACCACCTGCCACAACTATCTGTTAGGGCGACGGCTTCTCTTTGCCAAAACCCTGTTAGCAGACTTTTCGCTCCCCATCACAGAAGTTGCCATGCGTTCAGGATTCAATTCGTTGGCCACGTTCAATCGCATTTTTAAATTTCAAATTGGCTGCACACCCAGCGAATTCAGAAAATTGGGGCTTGGTTTTTCTGCGCCGCAAGAATAA
- the xylB gene encoding xylulokinase gives MLYIGVDLGTSACKFLLVDETGKVCNQVSREYPLSMPHTGWSEQDPSSWWQACLDGIPALLEGFDPAQVQGIGMGGQMHGLVALDAADKVLRPAILWNDGRTARQTDYLNKEIGRETLSKYTGNIAFAGFTAPKILWMKENEPELYAAIAKIMLPKDYLVYRMTGVHATDYSDASGMLLLDVEHKCWSKEMCEICGVKEEWLAHLYESWQFVGTLKPDAAAALGLPESVKVCAGAGDNAAAAVGTGTVGKGHCNISLGTSGTVFISSEKFGVDATNGLHAFAHADGGWHLMGCMLSAASCNKWWMDDILKVTDKDYPAEQAPITRDKLGRNKVFFLPYLMGERSPINDTDARGTLIGLSMDTTRADITQAVLEGVAFAIRDSVETARSIGVEIPRSNICGGGAKSPLWCTIMANVLGIPLDILVTEQGPGYGGALLAMVCCGKYATVQEATNALVHVSRTIEPDAELTALYEERYQKFKQIYPTCKPLFKELAK, from the coding sequence ATGTTGTATATCGGCGTGGATCTGGGTACCTCGGCGTGCAAATTTCTTCTGGTGGACGAAACCGGCAAGGTGTGCAACCAGGTTTCCCGGGAATATCCCCTAAGTATGCCTCATACGGGATGGAGCGAACAGGATCCTTCCTCCTGGTGGCAGGCATGCCTGGATGGCATCCCGGCTCTGCTGGAAGGCTTCGACCCCGCTCAGGTGCAGGGCATCGGCATGGGCGGCCAGATGCATGGTCTGGTGGCCCTGGACGCCGCCGACAAGGTGCTGCGCCCCGCCATCCTGTGGAACGACGGCCGCACCGCCAGACAGACCGACTATTTAAACAAGGAAATCGGCCGCGAGACCCTGAGCAAATACACCGGCAACATCGCTTTCGCAGGATTCACCGCCCCCAAGATCCTGTGGATGAAGGAGAACGAGCCTGAACTTTATGCGGCTATTGCCAAGATCATGCTGCCCAAGGATTACCTGGTGTACCGCATGACCGGCGTGCACGCCACCGATTATTCCGATGCTTCCGGCATGCTGCTCCTGGATGTAGAACACAAATGCTGGAGCAAGGAAATGTGCGAAATCTGCGGTGTCAAGGAAGAATGGCTGGCCCATCTCTATGAAAGTTGGCAGTTTGTTGGTACCTTGAAACCGGACGCAGCCGCCGCTCTGGGTCTGCCCGAAAGTGTAAAGGTCTGTGCGGGTGCGGGAGATAACGCAGCCGCAGCTGTGGGCACCGGCACGGTAGGGAAAGGACACTGCAACATCAGTTTGGGTACCTCCGGCACTGTGTTTATCAGCAGTGAGAAGTTCGGCGTGGATGCCACCAATGGTCTGCATGCCTTCGCTCACGCAGACGGCGGCTGGCATCTGATGGGCTGCATGCTCTCCGCTGCCTCCTGCAACAAGTGGTGGATGGATGACATTCTCAAGGTCACTGATAAAGACTATCCCGCCGAGCAGGCCCCTATTACCCGGGACAAGCTGGGCCGCAATAAGGTGTTTTTTCTGCCCTACCTGATGGGCGAGCGCAGCCCTATCAACGACACCGATGCCCGAGGTACCCTCATCGGGCTGAGCATGGACACGACGCGTGCAGATATCACACAGGCAGTACTGGAAGGCGTGGCATTTGCCATCCGGGATTCGGTGGAAACCGCCCGCTCCATCGGCGTGGAGATCCCCCGGTCCAACATCTGCGGCGGCGGTGCCAAGAGCCCGCTGTGGTGTACCATCATGGCCAACGTGTTGGGCATTCCCTTGGATATCCTGGTTACCGAACAGGGACCCGGTTACGGCGGTGCGCTGCTGGCCATGGTCTGCTGCGGTAAATATGCGACCGTGCAGGAGGCCACCAATGCCCTGGTCCATGTCAGCCGTACCATTGAGCCGGACGCGGAACTCACCGCCCTGTATGAAGAACGGTATCAGAAATTCAAGCAAATCTACCCCACCTGTAAGCCGCTGTTCAAAGAACTTGCCAAGTAA
- the fsa gene encoding fructose-6-phosphate aldolase produces MKFFIDTANVNEIRAANDMGVIAGVTTNPSLIAKEGRDYAETLAEIATIVDGPISGEVKATTTDAETMVKEGEAIYALDPKHMVVKIPMTAEGLKAIKALSAKGIPTNCTLIFSANQALLAARAGATYVSPFLGRLDDISQRGIELIETIHDMFLNYPDIETQIIAASVRNPIHVTDCALAGADIATVPYKVIEQMLHHPLTDSGIEKFKADYCKVFGE; encoded by the coding sequence ATGAAATTCTTTATTGATACCGCGAACGTCAACGAGATCCGCGCCGCCAACGACATGGGCGTCATCGCAGGCGTCACCACCAACCCCAGCCTCATCGCCAAGGAGGGCCGGGACTACGCCGAGACGCTGGCTGAAATTGCCACCATCGTGGACGGCCCCATCAGCGGTGAGGTGAAAGCCACCACCACCGATGCCGAGACGATGGTCAAGGAGGGCGAGGCCATCTACGCCCTGGACCCCAAGCACATGGTCGTAAAAATCCCCATGACCGCCGAGGGCCTCAAGGCCATCAAAGCCTTATCCGCCAAGGGCATCCCCACCAACTGCACCCTGATTTTCAGCGCCAACCAGGCGCTGCTGGCCGCCCGCGCCGGTGCCACCTACGTCAGCCCCTTCCTGGGGCGCCTGGACGATATCTCCCAGCGGGGCATCGAGCTCATCGAGACCATCCACGACATGTTCCTCAACTACCCCGACATCGAGACCCAGATCATCGCCGCCAGCGTGCGCAACCCCATCCATGTGACGGACTGCGCCCTGGCCGGGGCGGACATCGCCACGGTGCCCTACAAGGTCATCGAGCAGATGCTCCATCACCCCCTGACCGATTCCGGCATCGAGAAGTTCAAGGCCGACTACTGCAAGGTGTTTGGTGAGTGA
- a CDS encoding transketolase, with amino-acid sequence MTKEERLKLQIAACKVRMGVIESTHGAKAGHPGGSLSAADMFTYLYNKEMRVDPTNPKWEDRDRFVLSKGHTAPGLYSALAYRGFFPVADLPTLRHIDSYLQGHPNMNTVPGVDMSTGSLGQGVSAAAGMAKAAKYLHKDDVRVYALLGDGEIEEGEVWEAFLFAAKYKLDNLCVIIDLNGLQIDGPTSEVMPTDPVGAKMRDFGFRTVTIDGHNFAQIEDAFQYFHTQTGAPTAVLMNTTKGKGVSYMENQVGWHGKAPNDEEYKIAMDELNAQMAELEAQV; translated from the coding sequence ATGACAAAGGAAGAACGTCTGAAGCTGCAGATCGCAGCCTGCAAGGTGCGTATGGGCGTGATTGAATCCACCCACGGTGCCAAAGCCGGGCACCCCGGCGGCAGCCTGTCCGCCGCCGATATGTTTACTTACCTTTATAATAAGGAAATGCGCGTCGACCCAACCAACCCGAAATGGGAGGACCGGGACCGGTTCGTGCTCTCCAAGGGACATACCGCGCCGGGGCTGTACAGCGCGCTGGCCTACCGGGGATTTTTCCCGGTGGCGGACCTGCCCACCCTGCGCCACATCGACAGCTATCTGCAGGGCCACCCCAACATGAACACGGTGCCCGGCGTGGATATGTCCACCGGCAGCCTGGGTCAGGGCGTGTCGGCCGCGGCCGGCATGGCCAAAGCCGCCAAGTACCTGCACAAGGATGATGTGCGTGTGTATGCTCTCCTGGGCGATGGCGAGATCGAGGAGGGGGAAGTGTGGGAAGCGTTCCTCTTCGCCGCCAAGTACAAACTGGACAACCTCTGCGTCATCATCGACCTGAACGGGCTGCAGATCGACGGCCCCACCAGCGAAGTGATGCCCACCGACCCGGTGGGTGCCAAGATGCGGGACTTCGGGTTCCGCACCGTGACTATCGACGGCCACAACTTTGCCCAGATCGAGGATGCCTTCCAGTATTTCCACACCCAGACAGGCGCCCCCACAGCCGTCCTGATGAATACTACCAAGGGCAAGGGCGTCAGCTACATGGAGAACCAGGTGGGCTGGCACGGCAAGGCCCCCAACGATGAGGAATACAAGATTGCCATGGACGAGCTCAACGCTCAGATGGCGGAACTGGAGGCGCAGGTATGA
- a CDS encoding L-fucose/L-arabinose isomerase family protein gives MKSTNIPEVRLGIVAVSRDCFPIALSTQRRQNIVTACKTKGFEPYECSVTVENEADMLKAVADVKAAGCNALTVFLGNFGPETPETLIAKYFDGPVMYVAAAEGDGDMINGRGDAYCGMLNCSYNLGMRHLKAYIPEYPVGTAEELADKMAEFLPIARAVLGVKDLKIISFGPRPQDFFACNAPIKGLYELGVEVEENSELDLLVAYKEHADDPRIPEVCADMAAEMGEGKYYPDLLARMAQFELTLLDWAEAHKGSKKYVAFADKCWPAFPSQFGFEPCYVNSRLVSRGIPVSCEVDIYGALSEYIGMCVSGDTVTLLDINNSVPKYIYDEEIAGKFDYKLTDTFMGFHCGNTPSCKMCADRAVKYQLIQHRLLEPAGSDPDFTRGTLEGDIAASDITFYRLQCDSEGNLRAYIAQGEVLPVATRSFGGIGIFAIPEMGRFYRHVLIQKRYPHHGAVAFGHYGKALFEVFKYLGIADIAYNQPKTLPYPTENPWG, from the coding sequence ATGAAGTCTACCAACATTCCCGAAGTCCGCCTGGGCATTGTGGCTGTCAGCCGCGACTGTTTCCCCATTGCCCTGTCCACCCAGCGCCGCCAGAACATCGTGACCGCCTGCAAGACCAAAGGCTTTGAGCCTTATGAGTGCAGCGTCACGGTGGAAAACGAAGCCGACATGCTCAAGGCGGTGGCCGACGTAAAAGCTGCGGGCTGCAACGCCCTGACGGTTTTCCTGGGCAACTTCGGCCCCGAGACGCCCGAGACCCTCATCGCCAAATACTTCGACGGCCCCGTCATGTACGTGGCGGCTGCCGAGGGTGACGGCGACATGATCAACGGCCGCGGCGACGCCTACTGCGGCATGCTGAACTGCTCCTACAACCTGGGTATGCGCCACCTGAAAGCCTACATCCCCGAGTACCCCGTGGGCACTGCCGAGGAACTGGCGGACAAGATGGCGGAGTTCCTGCCCATTGCCCGGGCCGTGCTGGGCGTGAAGGACCTGAAGATCATCTCCTTCGGCCCCCGTCCCCAGGACTTCTTCGCCTGCAATGCTCCCATCAAGGGCCTGTATGAGCTGGGCGTGGAAGTGGAAGAAAATTCCGAGCTGGACCTGCTGGTGGCTTATAAAGAGCACGCCGACGACCCCCGCATCCCCGAGGTCTGCGCCGACATGGCCGCCGAGATGGGCGAGGGCAAATACTACCCCGACCTGTTGGCCCGCATGGCCCAGTTCGAACTGACCCTGCTGGATTGGGCCGAAGCCCACAAGGGCAGCAAGAAGTATGTGGCCTTTGCCGACAAGTGCTGGCCGGCTTTCCCGTCCCAGTTCGGCTTTGAGCCCTGCTATGTGAACAGCCGCCTGGTCAGCCGGGGCATCCCTGTCTCCTGCGAGGTGGATATCTACGGTGCCCTGAGCGAATATATCGGTATGTGCGTTTCCGGTGACACCGTCACCCTGCTGGACATCAACAACAGCGTACCCAAGTACATCTACGACGAGGAGATCGCCGGCAAGTTCGATTACAAGCTGACCGATACCTTCATGGGCTTCCACTGCGGCAACACGCCGTCCTGCAAGATGTGCGCCGACCGTGCCGTGAAGTACCAGCTGATCCAGCACCGTCTGCTGGAGCCGGCGGGCAGCGATCCCGACTTCACCCGCGGCACCCTGGAGGGCGATATCGCGGCATCCGACATCACCTTCTACCGCCTGCAGTGTGACAGCGAGGGCAACCTCCGCGCCTACATTGCCCAGGGCGAGGTGCTGCCGGTGGCCACCCGCTCTTTCGGCGGCATCGGCATCTTTGCCATCCCCGAGATGGGCCGCTTCTACCGCCATGTGCTGATCCAGAAGCGTTACCCGCACCACGGTGCGGTGGCCTTCGGCCATTACGGTAAGGCCCTGTTCGAGGTATTCAAGTATCTGGGCATTGCCGATATTGCCTACAACCAGCCCAAGACCCTGCCCTATCCCACCGAGAATCCCTGGGGTTGA
- a CDS encoding ROK family transcriptional regulator → MILQVYITVNHQNQQKQSRNIAIYPQKFLIRLTFLLWLGKMKVFYIDFTFKKLKGLYMKKLSLPPTERRRLTRNQIYQYIYKAPGCSKQEIADSLNFSMPTVHQNLNELTQAGLVRIDGVGESTGGRRPLQLTINENAHFSVGISVTDDHFRIIAANLRLDEIAYQKYPHPHCNNMKEMGNFLAADLENFLNRFGLNREKLLGVGIALPAIFNADRTCVVAAPTLNLRDQSIRPLICSIPYPVSVCNDATSGGYAEWYVQQDSDCMAYISLEGGVGGAILMNGVPYTGLNGRSGEFGHICVQPEGLSCKCGLRGCLEAYCSSDRISTDLGISVEQFFAGLEAGNLAYQTLWKDYLRHLASALATIRMVFDCRIVLGGYVAQYLTPFLKELRGLTASRDPFDEEAEYISLCHYPKHAVPLGAALHFINLFVEEL, encoded by the coding sequence ATGATACTGCAAGTATACATCACTGTCAATCATCAAAACCAACAAAAGCAGTCGAGAAATATCGCCATATATCCACAAAAATTTCTGATTCGGTTGACTTTTTTGTTGTGGTTGGGTAAGATGAAAGTGTTTTACATTGATTTCACTTTTAAAAAGTTAAAGGGATTATATATGAAAAAGCTTTCTCTTCCGCCTACCGAACGGCGTCGCTTGACCCGGAACCAGATTTATCAATATATTTACAAGGCACCCGGATGTTCTAAGCAGGAGATTGCTGACAGCCTCAATTTCAGTATGCCAACTGTACATCAAAATCTGAACGAACTGACACAAGCGGGGTTGGTGCGCATCGATGGCGTTGGAGAATCTACGGGTGGGCGCCGGCCTCTTCAATTGACCATTAATGAAAATGCGCATTTTTCTGTAGGAATTTCTGTCACCGACGATCATTTTCGGATCATTGCTGCGAACCTCCGGCTGGATGAAATCGCATATCAAAAGTATCCTCATCCCCATTGCAACAACATGAAGGAGATGGGGAACTTCCTTGCAGCCGATTTGGAAAATTTTCTAAACAGATTTGGTCTGAACCGCGAAAAACTGCTGGGGGTCGGGATCGCGCTACCAGCCATTTTTAATGCCGACAGAACTTGTGTGGTCGCAGCACCGACGCTTAATTTGAGGGATCAAAGTATTCGTCCGCTGATTTGCAGCATCCCTTACCCTGTTTCCGTTTGCAATGATGCGACCAGCGGCGGGTATGCTGAATGGTACGTTCAGCAAGATTCCGATTGCATGGCATATATTTCCTTAGAAGGTGGCGTAGGTGGCGCTATCCTTATGAACGGTGTTCCTTATACCGGTCTGAATGGCCGCAGCGGCGAGTTCGGGCACATTTGTGTGCAGCCGGAAGGGCTTTCCTGTAAGTGTGGTTTGCGTGGCTGTCTGGAAGCTTACTGCTCTTCTGATCGAATTTCTACCGATTTGGGTATCTCCGTGGAGCAGTTTTTTGCCGGCTTGGAAGCCGGGAACTTAGCGTACCAAACGTTATGGAAAGATTATCTCCGCCACTTGGCATCAGCGCTTGCCACGATCCGTATGGTTTTTGACTGTCGCATTGTGCTGGGCGGGTATGTCGCTCAATATCTCACGCCTTTTTTAAAGGAGCTCCGGGGGCTGACGGCCAGCCGCGATCCGTTTGATGAGGAGGCCGAATATATTTCCCTTTGCCATTACCCCAAGCACGCGGTTCCGCTTGGGGCAGCATTGCATTTTATCAATCTTTTCGTTGAGGAGTTATGA